The following is a genomic window from Benincasa hispida cultivar B227 chromosome 7, ASM972705v1, whole genome shotgun sequence.
ATGATGATGGCCGCCCACCACGGCTAGGGCGATCGTAAGGAGCTGGTCTGTTTCTATAGCTTCTTCCCTCGTTGCGTGCTGGACCGCCACTTCCATACTTATCAACTCCACGAGGTCCACCATCTCTATAGTACCCCCTATCTTTGCCATAGCCATTTACAGGAAAACGATCAGAATCATTATTATACCTACTGCTTCCAAAGCGATCTCCACCAGGTGGGTACCTGCAGATTTATGTATAAAATCAGAACTGAGaggattgattaattatatgatactGCAAGGAAATAATTGAGCAGTCATTGACAATCAGCAAAAGAACGATATTGGATCCCTATTCTGCCAATTTATCATTTCCCAGTGATAATTATTTCAAACacataaatttatatacaaccaCAGAAAATATCGGTCAGTACCTTTCACTAACATAGCGATCGCGACTTCCATATTTGTTGTCCCTGCTGCTGCTATCAAAACGATCTCTATCTCCAAAGCGCCCACCACCTTCATAGCGATCATCCACATAACGATTATTATCTCCAGCAAAGCGATCCCCACGATCACTATCCCCAAGCCGAGCACGTGCAAGAAATGAGTCTCCTCCCCTTCCTCGGCCACCACCAACTGAAGGACAATCTCTAGCCCAGTGTCCAAGACGCCCACATTTGAAGCATTCATCTTGCCTCGCAGATCTATCTCCTCCCCCACCCCCACCCCCATAACTACCCCTGCCACCGGTTGAGTATCCTCCCCCCCTGTAACCATGGTCCATATCTTCTCCCATTTTAGGTTCAGCCTTGTTCACTGAAATGATTCGTTCTCCAAATTCCTGTCCATGCATCTCTCTGATAGCATCATCCATTCCCCGGCGATCTGAAAATGTAATAAAACCAAAGCCACGTGGGCGGCCTGTATTCTTTTCCAACATTATCTACAGGAATGCCAAAGAGCAAATCAGTTGAACAGCCAATAAAACTTAAACCAAGTGATTAAACCAGAGCTACTAAAGTACCATGCTAATAATGTATACCAAGTGAAAACTTGAAACCTACCACTACCAGCCATCAGCATAGTCTAACCCTACATTATAAAGTAAATTTGTCAAATGTAACAAAAAACAGCATCAAAGAAACAGGGATGAAGACCACCAcaatta
Proteins encoded in this region:
- the LOC120081754 gene encoding glycine-rich RNA-binding protein RZ1C-like isoform X3, coding for MLEKNTGRPRGFGFITFSDRRGMDDAIREMHGQEFGERIISVNKAEPKMGEDMDHGYRGGGYSTGGRGSYGGGGGGGDRSARQDECFKCGRLGHWARDCPSVGGGRGRGGDSFLARARLGDSDRGDRFAGDNNRYVDDRYEGGGRFGDRDRFDSSSRDNKYGSRDRYVSERYPPGGDRFGSSRYNNDSDRFPVNGYGKDRGYYRDGGPRGVDKYGSGGPARNEGRSYRNRPAPYDRPSRGGRPSSFDRY
- the LOC120081754 gene encoding glycine-rich RNA-binding protein RZ1C-like isoform X2 produces the protein MIMLEKNTGRPRGFGFITFSDRRGMDDAIREMHGQEFGERIISVNKAEPKMGEDMDHGYRGGGYSTGGRGSYGGGGGGGDRSARQDECFKCGRLGHWARDCPSVGGGRGRGGDSFLARARLGDSDRGDRFAGDNNRYVDDRYEGGGRFGDRDRFDSSSRDNKYGSRDRYVSERYPPGGDRFGSSRYNNDSDRFPVNGYGKDRGYYRDGGPRGVDKYGSGGPARNEGRSYRNRPAPYDRPSRGGRPSSFDRY
- the LOC120081754 gene encoding glycine-rich RNA-binding protein RZ1C-like isoform X1, with translation MAGREEYRIFVGGLSWDITERQLENAFNRFGKIIDSQIMLEKNTGRPRGFGFITFSDRRGMDDAIREMHGQEFGERIISVNKAEPKMGEDMDHGYRGGGYSTGGRGSYGGGGGGGDRSARQDECFKCGRLGHWARDCPSVGGGRGRGGDSFLARARLGDSDRGDRFAGDNNRYVDDRYEGGGRFGDRDRFDSSSRDNKYGSRDRYVSERYPPGGDRFGSSRYNNDSDRFPVNGYGKDRGYYRDGGPRGVDKYGSGGPARNEGRSYRNRPAPYDRPSRGGRPSSFDRY